The following proteins come from a genomic window of Miscanthus floridulus cultivar M001 chromosome 2, ASM1932011v1, whole genome shotgun sequence:
- the LOC136522280 gene encoding uncharacterized protein yields MVARMMRWPRPPAARKFRARLVVRRAEGLPPPPPPPPATAAEPGSPEREAAAGAAPPRAAVVAAEVRWKGPRASALGSLRRAAVRRNRTREDAGAAWEEEFESVVTLAAASQREGAAFHPWELAFCVFSDINKGPKNKPSILGTASLNLADYALTAGETIEIILPLSVPGGAPEPAPSLHLTLSMVELRAFQETSDASQRPAATLPLSPSSGDSLPGGKDEVSVIKAGLRKVKILTDLVSTRRSKKTCQDEEGGEDKFCVNSDGAEYPCDTESLDDDLDDRVQEDEFGDSTIRKSFSYGSLQSVNYVGGLVYAHAKIDGEHEDWIYYSNRKSDVGFHVEKVLPSTTETGLLTAKRSILPWRKRKLSLRSLKAKGEPLLKKAYGEEGGDDIDYDRRLLTSSDESVSEGSRGEDGSANGMVSEFGDDNFVIGNWELKEIISRDGHMKLSSQVFFASIDQRSERAAGESACTALVAVIADWFQANQNMMPIQSQFDSLIREGSLEWRNLCDNETYRERFPDKHFDLETVLHAKIRPLTVSPSKSFIGFFQPEGDDDMSGFDFLNGAMSFDNIWDEIAQAAEFSSSGSPNLYIVSWNDHFFLLKVEHDAYYIIDTLGERLHEGCSQAYILKFDNNTTIHKVHGEKKPSSPDSSGPLKDSSGSESSSTDQDSGNDTEEDVLVSTGKESCKEYIKSFLAAIPIRELQVDIKKGLMASTPLHHRLQIEFQYTQSSPKETASATQLLTMAAPFEFSWPEPPPTMEVALTPAVSVV; encoded by the exons ATGGTGGCGAGGATGATGCGGTGGCCGCGGCCGCCGGCGGCGCGCAAGTTCCGCGCGCGGCTGGTGGTGCGGCGTGCGGAGGGgctgccgcctccgcctccgcctccgcctgcgACAGCGGCGGAGCCGGGCTCGCCGGAGCgcgaggcggcggcgggcgccGCGCCGCCGAGGGCCGCTGTCGTCGCGGCGGAGGTGAGGTGGAAGGGGCCCAGGGCCTCCGCGCTCGGCTCGCTGCGGCGTGCCGCGGTCAGGCGCAACCGCACGCGGGAGGACGCCGGGGCGGCGTGGGAGGAGGAGTTCGAGAGCGTCGTCACCCTCGCGGCCGCGTCGCAGCGGGAGGGCGCCGCGTTCCACCCGTGGGAGCTCGCCTTCTGCGTCTTCAGC GATATCAACAAAGGCCCAAAGAATAAACCATCAATTCTGGGAACTGCTTCTCTCAATCTAGCAGATTACGCATTGACGGCTGGAGAGACGATTGAGATAATTCTTCCATTGTCTGTACCTGGTGGTGCACCTGAACCAGCCCCATCCCTTCAT CTCACTTTGAGTATGGTGGAACTAAGAGCTTTTCAAGAAACATCTGATGCATCACAGCGACCTGCTGCAACCTTGCCATTGTCCCCATCATCTGGTGATTCTCTTCCTGGAGGAAAAGATGAGGTTTCAGTTATTAAAGCAGGGCTGAGGAAGGTGAAAATTCTCACAGATCTGGTGTCAACGCGAAGGTCTAAGAAGACTTGCCAAGATGAGGAAGGCGGCGAAGATAAGTTCTGCGTTAACAGTGATGGTGCTGAATATCCATGTGATACTGAGTCCCTTGATGACGATCTGGATGACAGAGTACAGGAAGATGAATTTGGAGATTCAACTATCAGGAAGTCCTTCAGTTATGGCTCTCTGCAGTCTGTCAACTACGTTGGTGGCCTAGTTtatgcccatgcaaagattgatGGGGAGCATGAGGACTGGATATATTATAGTAACCGAAAATCTGATGTCGGTTTCCATGTAGAGAAAGTGTTGCCATCAACCACAGAGACAGGGTTGCTAACTGCTAAGCGCAGTATACTTCCTTGGAGAAAGAGGAAACTGAGTTTACGGTCACTGAAGGCTAAAGGCGAACCTCTGTTGAAAAAGGCATATGGGGAAGAGGGAGGTGATGATATTGACTATGATCGACGCTTGCTAACATCTTCTGATGAATCTGTTTCAGAG GGATCAAGAGGAGAAGATGGATCAGCAAACGGTATGGTGTCAGAATTTGGTGATGACAATTTTGTCATTGGAAATTGGGAGTTGAAGGAGATAATTAGCCGCGATGGCCATATGAAGCTTTCATCCCAGGTGTTCTTTGCATCAATAGACCAGAGAAGTGAGCGAGCAGCTGGGGAGAGCGCATGTACAGCACTTGTGGCTGTTATCGCAGACTGGTTCCAAGCAAATCAGAATATGATGCCTATCCAGTCACAGTTTGACAGCCTTATCCGTGAAGGATCACTAGAGTGGAGAAACCTTTGCGACAACGAGACATATAGAGAGCGTTTTCCTGACAAGCACTTTGATCTTGAAACTGTCCTTCATGCCAAGATTCGCCCGCTGACAGTTTCCCCCAGCAAATCTTTTATTGGATTCTTCCAGCCCGAAGGCGATGATGACATGAGTGGTTTTGACTTTCTTAATGGTGCCATGTCATTTGACAACATCTGGGATGAGATTGCCCAGGCAGCAGAGTTCTCATCTAGTGGTAGCCCTAACTTATACATAGTAAGTTGGAATGACCACTTTTTTCTACTCAAGGTTGAGCATGATGCATATTACATTATCGATACCCTTGGAGAAAGGCTCCATGAAGGGTGCAGCCAGGCGTACATTTTGAAGTTTGACAACAACACTACAATTCACAAGGTACATGGTGAAAAGAAGCCTTCTAGCCCCGACTCAAGTGGACCATTGAAGGACTCTTCAGGTTCTGAGAGCTCTTCAACTGACCAGGACAGTGGGAATGATACTGAAGAGGACGTGCTTGTGTCGACGGGCAAAGAATCATGTAAAGAATACATCAAGAGTTTCTTGGCAGCCATACCAATCCGGGAACTACAGGTGGACATCAAGAAAGGACTGATGGCATCAACCCCATTGCACCACCGCCTCCAAATCGAGTTCCAGTACACCCAGTCGTCCCCAAAAGAGACTGCATCAGCCACTCAGCTTCTTACCATGGCTGCCCCTTTTGAGTTCTCATGGCCTgagccaccaccaacaatggaagTTGCACTAACACCTGCCGTCTCTGTTGTATAG